In the Onychostoma macrolepis isolate SWU-2019 chromosome 08, ASM1243209v1, whole genome shotgun sequence genome, ttttattccagCTTAATCTTAATTATGTTTAACgattaaaaattattcaaaaatgaGGAACGCTTCACGAATTTGCGTGTCATCCTTGCGCAGGGGCCATGCTAATCTTCTCTGTATCGTTCCAATTTTAGTATATGTGCTGCCGAAGCAAGCACGAACAAGTAGCCTAAACGCCTGCTATATATAGCAGTGTCTCCGGGAATGCTTTCTCGAAGGTGGTGAGAGGTTAAACCATGATTTAGTCATTTACCAGGACAATACAAGCACATTTGATGTGCTGCAACATACAGGTGTCAGTATTCACATGCATTTCTGATcctttaaacaatatatttggtGTAATTTATGTTTTTCTGCCAAGAAACAGGCAAGCATGTAGATCAGGCGGCCCTCTAGCCAACAGGATTGGCTCTCAGTGCTGACGCATTCAGGTCATGTGATCTGTTCTCCTCCCCCGACACTGCAGTTCCCAACCCCCAACGTCAGGACTGCTCTCGTGACTCGTGTGAGACCATTACAGCAGACGCCGAAGCGTCCAAGGGcctttgttttacatttaacttCTTTTGTAAATTTAGAGGTTACAGTGCCTCCATCTGCCACAAGAGGGATCTCCTCATCTgcaaaaacaatgtttaatagCCCTGAATTATAgcacaattcactaaaaaaaataaaaataaaaaagcacaatAGTGTGTCTGAAATGTATGTACATTAGTCAGATCTTTCACTTAATCCTTAAATGTGAACCttctttttatttgaatgttatgAAATCTACACAGTACTACAGCGAAACAAAGTTTAATCAAAAGGAAAGTGATCTAACATGTTCCCAGCTCCACACAACCTCGTCCACATTACATCTGCTTCCCTCACTCTCTTAAGACCATTACATACAGAGGCAGACAAAATATCATCCTCAAATCTACAGAAATATGATGTGAGGTTCCTAGAAGCAGTGCAAAACTTGATCTTTAATCTGTAAATTTAATCTGTAATGTCTCAGTTCACCGCTAGAGGATCTCAAGTATAAGCTATGTGTTTCTCCACAGATAGAGAGGATGTTAATTCAAAGTTATGTCTTTTTCTGCCACTTGGTGGCTCTCGAGTATAGGATATGCCTTTGTTTATTAATAGAAGCCTCACTTCGGGCTTAAATTTCAGTATTTCACTGCATAAGCAGATAAATAGCGAATTTGGATCTAATTCCTTAATTTAAACTTTACCTAATCTGCCAGCTTGTTGCACTTATTAGCACAAATGAAGTCTTATTTGTGGTTTCATGCATTTGATCATTCATAAGCCTCGCTCTACAATACCagctaaaattttatttaacgAAAGACTAGCGCGATGCAAATGATATATGAATGCATGAAGATGCGTAGAGGAAGGGGTTTATGCGGGTCGCTGGGCTGTTTGCGTTCTTCTAACGTGACTATGTATTATCACAGTCTCAATACATCAACGATAATAGAATAACGAATTCTGTATGCACTTTATTGATAATGCATACTATATCCACAAGACAGAATACGAACAAAACGCGATAAATTGCACGTTACACGTTTTCCCGTAGAAAACCACTAGAAAGACAGTACTCAGTGCGgcttaatgcattaagaaattaatattaaagcaCCAGACCAGAGATCTGCATGAAGTTCTTCAtgggcaggggctcaaatgtaaaacaTCTATCTATCACTAAGGAGTCAGTTGCTAGTAATGAGTACTCGCTTGGAAACAGCCGCATTGGAGATAGAGCAGCTTGCTCAGCGAGTTCTCAAGTGCTCCGAGTCTCATGCTTCTTATATCTTTCCGGCAGTGTAGACGCTTTGGGTTGTAATTACTGCCCTCCACCGGTCAAAGCTTGAACTAAATTCTTATATACAGTCCTGTATTATACAGGAGTCTGATGCCAAGTCTCCATTTGGCTTCTATCAGTCAGGAGACGTTTATTACGAGCACGTGGTTGTTGTAAACCAATGAAACCATGGGAGTTTCCGGAAACATTTTGACCAGCAGCCAATTAAAAGATGGCGTCTGAAACATTGTATTCATCAGCCAATGAAACCTGACACTCACTGACACGcccccaactcggaaactctgAGAGAATTCTGAGTTCCCCTCTTAATTATGACTTTGTGGAGTCATATGAACCTCTTGTAAATATGATCCTTCCTTCATGACGTGAATGCACTGATTGCAGcacaggtcataaaccccgtcctctatggcaagccgttttgacttttattcattctcaggatatgacttcttgatatcaacaattacattttcactagttaaaatgttaattcttgatatcaggaattagatttccactagtaacaatggctatttttgatatcagcaattgcatttccactagtaacaatgttaattcttgatatcaagaattaaattgttgatatctgtaattgtattttcactagttaaatgtcaccataggctgccattcaaaatcaattgttgatatcaagaattaaattgttgatatcaagaattaacattgttactagtggaaatgcaattgctgatatcaaaaatagccattgttactagtggaaatctaattcctgatatcaagaatgaacattttaactagcgaaaattgaattgttgatatcaagaagtcatatcctgagaatgaataaaagttaaaacggcttgccatacgTCCTCTCCAAGTAAACGAATGGGATGCAAGCCACACTAAAACACTAAATTACACTTCCTATAAATGTTTCCCAAAAATAGTTTCCATCATTTAGGTAGTTTTTATCAAGTTGATGtatgttcaaatgtttgtttttcataatAGGTTTGCTTTTAgttatttgatgctataaaacaGGCAACATTATTGTGAGCTTGTGATGGGTTTGCAGGACTTTGAGACCAGCTCATGAttactactgcgcagactctgacTCCAAATTACATCATTAGCGCAATATACTAGGGACATTTTGGCTTCAACTTTCTACAGTTAAAGGCAATAGAGACACGTTGtccatctttttttacagtctgtTTCCAGTCTATTACACTCAATCTCACATTTCTCTGCAAACGGTCCCTAAAGTAGCTCCGGTGTTCTGACAATTTGCAAAATTcgacaacaaaaaaatactacCCATCAGATTATGCATTATTAACACCtaatgcaaaaacagtaaaattgacACAATATTGATGCGTGCATGCGCAGGAAGCCCTGGTAGGACAATCTGATGGGTAGGATGAAATGTCAGGACACCGGGTTCGAAAACCAAAGCTGCAAGCGCCACTCCACAACCAAGTTCAGCTAGAGTACAAAGTGAAAGATGGCAAGTGTGCATGTTACCTGGTGAATGACAGGAGCTGGAGCATTGATGACCTGCTGCACATTTCGGACTCCAGCTGAGTACTTGTATTGACTGACTCCTCTGACTACAGCACCTGCTCCTGCAGTTCTCCCACCTGCAGTCTGTGTGCCAATGTTGGCTAAGTCAAGagaaaaacaggtacaacaAGAAGAGATGATTCACATTCCAGCCAAAAACGGAACATTCAGGGTGACAATAACATCCATCAACTCATTCAATTGCATGCATATTAACATGCAGTCCAAAGTAATTAAGAGGCAAGAAATACACAATGCACactgccccccccccccctttttttaaaatagaactTACAAATGCACACCTTTAcacacaaatgtttttgtatctTTGTGGGGATTTTCTGCTGACACTGTTTTTATACTTggcaaataaaacatttagtaaatTAATCCATTTTCCAACACCGTGAGGATTGGCTGGTCCCCACAGTTTAGTGGATTTCAAATTTTACTATACTTGTGGGAACATTTTATGTaggttaaacacacacacacacacacacacagagccttACCCATTCGCTGGGTGTTGTTAAGAATGTGAGGAACCTGAGTGGAGGCCTGGCGGACTGTGCTGATGGTGGTGGAGGGCCTGCGGGGCACCGCTTGTCTCACAAACTGAGCTGTGAATGGAGCTAGTGCAGCCAATAACAGAAATGAACTCATCCAAATGCAAAACGAACACAAAAGCACACTGAGAGGTTggcaaaagagaaagaaaagtgCATTTGACTGATGTTAATGAGATGATATTAGTGACTTTACCTTGAGTCCTAGGAGCTTGAGTTGTCCAACGTGGCGCAGGCCGCAGGTTTGGTATGGTGTTGTAAAAAGAGCGAACCTGATGCTACAAATGTATAGATATGCATAAGAAGTTCACACAGAAGAAGTAATAGAGATAATGCAATCATCATACATGCATGTAAACCCTTCCACCCACTTGCGGCACAGAGGTCATGTAGTAGCCGGAGCTCTGCTGGTAGGTGGTGGGTATAGCAGGGCTGGGAATGGCTCGAATGCTGGCTAGTCTCTGCATGTACTGATTGGTGAGGATTGCCTTTCGCTCCTCTTTTCTCTGGGCAAGAGCCACGTATAGTGGTTTAGTGCTAACGATACGGCCATTCATCTCAGTCACTGCCTTAGTGGCCTCTTCAGgagaagaaaaacacacaaagccAAAGCCTCTACTGTGGCCTCCATCTGTCATCACCTATCCCAAAATACAAGAAAATCAGAAGCAAGTCTTTATTCAATTAATCTCAATGTAACATTGCACAAACAAATGTGAGaatttctatttttgtcaaTAAGAACTACCATTTTCATGTAATATGTTTTAGGCAAAACCagcattattttagtatcattcagatttatcaatatttttaatttgtatttatttttagatttccattttattaaaaagaacaagaaaggaaaaagaaatTTAATGTGTAGTTTTTATTCactttaatttcagtttaagtttgattacatacatacattttaagtttaattttatttcaagtaactaaagtttatggttttagtttaagGTAATCATGGGTGAAACAGGTTCTCCAATGAGAGGGGAAAAAGGCGAGTTggaatttattaaatatgaatgggtTGGATGGTGAAAAGTGTGTTacaatgtagctaaaataatgGCTAAAGGTTTGCTAAAATAATGGCTAAATAGCCATTTGAAACTATGTAAATTTTCAAATTAATACGAGTTGGAAAATTTCAGATTTTCCaacattcatataaaaaaaaaaaaaaaaaaaaaaggcgcAACCCAAATGaattttataaatgataaaaaaaaaatacaaaaaaggctctctctctctatatatatatatatatatatatatatatatagcctattttaTGATGGCCCTAAATCAGGAAAGAGAACTGTGACTATACAACTGACATCACACTCATAACTAATGTTTATAATGTCTGACTAActgatttttattatattttgtagtttttttgtcCTGTTAGCATTGCTgttatttattaagttttatgctatggtctgtctgaatactggattctgattggctggcaggtgttgattaaattcgttgaactgcacaggtagttccaggtcagtttaaccacgttctatattaatgcgcttcctataaacattggtaaccatagtaacatacagttacagttgaatagtaatacagacgaaaattaCCGTCATTTATATCgttcggtcaaatattgcagcgcaaatattattaacatctttaatatgtgaatggtGGGAAAtaaccatggcataaacgggataatcaacggctagctgtgcattaaacgatttgaatgcacttcacttctgcgcgtcgggtggttcttcgcctccacgtcgtgcattcaaatcgtttaatgcacagctagccgttgatcaTCCTTTATGTGTATTCTGTTTCACTTAACATTACCTTTGCACTGGTGATGGTTCCATAAGGAGCAAACTCTTTCCTCAGCTTCTCATCATCAATGCTGTCATCTAGATTTTTTACATAGAGATTTACTCCCTAAAAATCAAAGAAACAATGCGTGCATTAAAACATATTCCTGAAAATTCAACATACAGTTGAGCATATGCAAATCCTTCTCATATGATTAGGACGATACTGAATTTTGGCTGTGTTTGCAGATTTATACAAGTTACCATGCAGGTAAGCATATGTGCATGTACCTGGTAGCGTTGTATGCGCTCCTGCTTTATTTGCTCAAACTTGCGCTTGAGTTCTCCCTGCCTCTCTAGTCTTTTCTGAGCTCTGCCCACATACAGGACTCTGCCATTCAGCTCTTTGCCATTCATTTCAGTTACTGCCTACCACAGAGAGAAAAGACTTCATTCTCCATGTCTACTCACACATACCGCACAATTTGTTTTCTTACCCTCCTGGCATCTCCGTGGTTTTCAAAGTTGACAAATCCAAAGCCACGAGAGCGTCCCCTTTCATCTGTCATCACACAGACGCTAAGAGTCTTACCTGTGAACCAGAGCcagctttaaaaaaagcaaaatcaaTACTCCTAATGAAAAGTGCTTGTTGATGAATTGTAGATCTTTAATCAAAGTTTAAAACCCCTGCTGATACTTTgtgcatttgcatatttaacacTTGTATATTCGCAATGAATGtctttacagaaaaaaaaaaaaagcgttcCTATATGAAACTGCTTACCAAATTCAGAGAAGATGCCCTTCAGTTTCTCACTGTCAATATCTTCACCGAAGTTCTTAATATATACATTGGTGAACTCCATGGCTTTAGCTCCCAACTCTGCCTCACGCTCCTTACGAGACTTAAAATGCCCTACAAAACTGCAAATGCCGATTAAATTTGTTTACTTTTGTGCATCGCAATACTGAGATTGAATTATTGCAGAAAGTACATCGACAGAAACTTGCAAGAAAAAGCAAAATACTCAAgaattataaaaacattcaaaactaCACCAAAAGATAAACACATACATGTGTccataaatatacaaatagaaATGGTAGAACTAGCATAACGCTTTGTCCTTAATGATTTTGAATAATGTCAAATTACTTTGCTTCCTGAGAAGCGGACCAAGTTTTTTCACCCCTGGTTGGTGGAAAAAGATCATGGAGAGGATGAGGAAGAAGAAGAGGTAAGCCAAATTAGAAAACACTATGAATGTCAATTCTATAATAGAAATAAAGgtgtattaattattttatttatttatttttttcaatatagaAAACATGGATTGCTGACAAggacaaaacacaaataaataaaaaaaatacataaaaataaaaccacatAAAAGCGGTTTGATGTTTTTTGACTCAAAGGCCCATTGTTACCCAACAAAATGTTTGATATATCCCACATACACAAAGATATTTGTGGCACTCCTGTTTTAATGAGAGCAAAGCAGCTTGCTACTTTTTGTTGATATGccttaattaaataacatagttaagtaattttatat is a window encoding:
- the pabpc1l gene encoding polyadenylate-binding protein 1-like, producing MNSSGPAYPLASLYVGDLHPDVTEAMLYQKFSPAGQIMSIRVCRDVITRRSLGYAYINFQQPADAECALDTMNYEVIKGRPIRIMWSQRDPGLRKSGVGNIFIKNMDESIDNKALYDTFSAFGNILSCKVVCDENGSKGYGFVHFETQEAANRAIETMNGMLLNDRKVFVGHFKSRKEREAELGAKAMEFTNVYIKNFGEDIDSEKLKGIFSEFGKTLSVCVMTDERGRSRGFGFVNFENHGDARRAVTEMNGKELNGRVLYVGRAQKRLERQGELKRKFEQIKQERIQRYQGVNLYVKNLDDSIDDEKLRKEFAPYGTITSAKVMTDGGHSRGFGFVCFSSPEEATKAVTEMNGRIVSTKPLYVALAQRKEERKAILTNQYMQRLASIRAIPSPAIPTTYQQSSGYYMTSVPQHQVRSFYNTIPNLRPAPRWTTQAPRTQAPFTAQFVRQAVPRRPSTTISTVRQASTQVPHILNNTQRMANIGTQTAGGRTAGAGAVVRGVSQYKYSAGVRNVQQVINAPAPVIHQIVQNTEPAVHVRGQEPLTASMLAAAPLKEQKQLLGERLYPLIQALHPTLAGKITGMLLEIDNSELLHMLESPESLHSKVEEAVAVLQAHQAKELSPK